Part of the Rhodococcus sp. OK302 genome is shown below.
CACGCTGTCCGCCGTCGGTGGCCCACCACTTGGCGACGAGCACCGAGGTGCCGAGGTCCAGGCCCTCGGTGATGCGCCAAGCGGCCTGCCACAGTGTCACGCGCATCGCTTCGAGATCGATGTAGCAGTCTGCGAGCTGGTGGTTCACGGCCTGGAAGGTCGCGAGCGGACGGCCGAACTGCATGCGGCCGTTCAGGTAGGTGACAGCCTGAGCGACTGCGCCCGAGCCGACGCCCCACTGAATTGCAGCCAATGCCAGTTCAACTCGATCGATCAGCCACGAAACGGTGGTGCCGTCGGCGGGGCCGATCAGCTGCGCCGACGCACCGGCGAAGGTGACGTTGGCACAGATCTCGTGGTTGGTGGACTGCGTCTGCTCGACCGTGACGCCGTCGGCAGCCAGATCAACCAGGAAGAGCGCCGCACCGGTAGCCGTCGTCGCGGAAACCAGTGCGCGGTCGGCGATATGCGTGATCGGCACTACGGCCTTTTCGCCCGTGAGCGTCCAGTTGCCGTCGGCATCCTGCGATGCCGTCGTCAGCGGGTCGCCGCCCGTGTACGGGCCGAACTCTTCGAGACCGATGGTCAGGAAACGGCTACCGTCGGCAACACCCGGAAGGAACTCTGCGCGAAGCGAATCCGATCCGAACTCGTTGATCGCGAAGGCTGCGAGCGCAGTCTCCCAGATGGGGACAGCCGCAACGTGGCGACCCTGCTGCTCGAGCAGTGCGTACAGCTCTCCCAAGCCGAGCCCGCCGCCGCCGAACTCCTCCGGCAATGCAATGCCGAGCAGACCGGTGGTCGCGAGTTCACGCCACAGTTCACGGTCGACGCGCTCGGCGGAGAGTTCGATCTCCTTGGTGCGCTCGATCGTGGCCTTGCTGGTGAAAACCTCGTCGGCCAGTTCGCGAATAGCTTCCTGCTCTTCGCTGAAATTGAAGTCCATCAGTGCTCCTCGCGTGCGGCCGGCCGGAACGCGGGAAGCGTCAGATCCGGGTCGGCGTCGATCCAGTCAAGTTCCACGGGCATGTCGACCACGACATCTTCGGGCGCAATACCCACCATGTTGGCGATCAATCGGGTTCCCTCTTCGAGTTCGATGACCGCAACGATGAGCGGGTAATCGAAAGCACCGATCTTGGGGTGGTGATTGACCACGAAGCTGTACACCGTGCCGCGACCGGTCGAGTCGATCGTGTCCCACGCGAGTGACTGGCATTCGCCGCACATCGGTCCGGTGGGATGACGAAGGGTCTTGCAGTCGGTGCAGCGCTGGATCACCAGGCGGTGTTCCTTGGCAGCTTCGAACCAGAAAGCGTTGTCCGCGTTGAGCGCCGGACGCGGACGCAGCTCGCGCGGAGCCTCCGGAGCCTTGGCTTCCTGCGGCTTGAACCGCAAGGTCCGCCAACGCTGCGTGCCGACAACCTGGTCGTCACCGTTGCGGTAGGTCTTGAGCGTCGTCACGAAGTGGCCGACGCCGAGGCCGGTCTTCTTCTCCGGGGAAATCGACTCGATGACCTCGGTGTAATTGATCCGATCGCCGGGGCGCAGTTCGGTGAAGAACTCCTGATCGGAATCGGTGGCCACGACGGAGCTGTATCCGGCGGCGTCGAGAGTGGCGATCAGATCGGTCCACACCTGCGACGGGTCGTTGCCGGCCATCTTGTCGGTGAAGGTGCGCATGATCCAGACCTGGAGCATCTGCGCGGGAGCAACGACGCCGTCGCGGCCGGTGGCGCGCGCAGCTTCGTCGTCGAGGTAAACGGGGTTTGCGTCGCCCATGGTCTCGACCCAATGCCGGATCATGGGGATGTTGACCTCGTCAGGTCCCCACGTGGTGGGAACGAGCGTCTGGCCTACAAAGGCTTCGAGTTGCGTCTGAAAGTCGCTCACTTGACCCTCTTTTCGCGGACCAAGCCGAGGCCGATGGTGCCGACCATGTCACGCAGAACCTCGTTGACGCCGCCACCGAAGGTGTTCACGACGCCCTGACGGGAGATCTGCTCGATCTGACCGGCGAGGATCGCGCCCGGCGACTCGGGACGGATACGTCCCGCGGAGCCGAGGATTCCGAGGAGTGTGCGGTACACGTCGACGTGAGTTTCGGTGCCGTACGTCTTGGTGGCACCGGCGTCGGCTCCTGAGAGCGTGTCCTGGGCGACGGCAGCCGTCATCTTCCAGTTCAGCAGACGCATCGCTTCGAGCTTCGCATGCGTGCGAGCGAAATCCTGCTGGACCCAAGGGATGTCGATGGTGCCGTTTTCCTTGGCCCAGTCCAGGACCAGGTTCCACAGGCCGTACGTACGACCACCGATGGCGGCCAAGCCAACTCGCTCGTGGTTGAGCTGCGCGGTGATCAGCTTCCAGCCGCCGTTGACCTCACCGACAACGTCCTTTGCGGGGACGCGGATGCCGGCGTAGTACGTCGACGTCACCATCAGACCGCCGACAGTGTTGATCGGCGACCACTCGAAGCCGGGGTCAGCCGTCGGCACGATCAGGATCGAGATGCCCTTGTGCTTGGGAGCGTCGGCGTCCGTGCGAGCCGCGAGCCAGACGTAGTCAGCAGTATTGGCACCACTGGTGAAGATCTTGTTGCCGTCGACAACCCACTCTTCACCGTCGAGCACTGCGCGAGTCTTGAGCGAAGCCAAGTCGGTTCCGGCCTCGGGCTCGGTGTAACCGATAGCGAAGACGATGTCACCGGCGAGGATGCCCGGAAGGAAACGTTCCTTCTGCTCCTCGGTGCCGTACTTCATCAACGTCGGGCCGACGGTATTGACGGTCACGAAGGGGAAAGGCAGACCGGCGCGCTGAACCTCGTCGAAGAACACGAACTGCTCTTCGATGGAGCGGCCCTGGCCACCGAACTCCACAGGCCAGCCGATACCGAGCCAGCCGTCCTTGCCGAGCAACTTCACGATCTCGCGGAAGTACTCGCCGCCCACACCTTGTTCACCGGCAGCGCGGCGCTTCTCTTCCGGCAGCAGCGCTGCGAAGTACGCGCGCAACTCCTTGCGGAGCTCCTGCTGCTCGGGCGATTCCCTCAGATCCATCGCGGTTCTCCTATGGCATTCATGGCTAGCACTATTGGTCTGGACGCTAACCACGTGTCCTCGCGGGCGCTGAAAATGTCTCGATGAATGGGAAAACTCCGCATGAGACCCGTCACATAGGCTGAAATGGGTCGATGGAACCCTCGGATCGGATCGCGCTCACCGACTTGGCCGCCAGGTACGCACAGGCCGTCGACCGCCGAAATCCCACCGCTCTTGCCGCTCTGTTCACCGAAAAAGCCGCGTTCGTCTTGCCGCCGGCCTTGAACGGAACCGACGCGCCGACGGAGATCGCGGGCAACGCGACGCTGTCCACCTCAATAGTCGACGCCGTCGCTCACCTGCATTCCACGCGGCACATCGTCCAGCAGCAGGTCCTCGATCTAGACACTCCGACCACCGCCCACGGTGAGGCCTACTGCTCTGCTCACCACATCTACCCGCGTGGCGAGGGTTTCCGGGACAACCTGATCGAACTGCGCTACCAGGACAGTTTCGAGAAGGTCGACGGCACCTGGCTGTTCTCTCGACGAGAGTTGATCGTCGACTTCGCCGAGGATGCGCCGGTCATTCTGCTCGGCCGGTAACGCTGTGCGCACATCGCGGATCTGTGCCAGCATCGATAAGCGTGAGCACTGACAGCAAGATCGCAATCCGAACCGCCACCGAAGCCGATTGGCCGGCGATCCAGTTGCTCGACTCCACCGGGTTCGGATTCCACCCGTCGGCAGCCGACAAGACGCTCACCCGGGCGCTCTACAAGCCCGAGGACATCGTCGTCGCGACGGATGGCGACCAGGTTGTCGGCCTGGCCATCGAGTTCGACATGGAGTTCACGGTGCCCGGCGGTCACCAAGTACCCAGCCGAGGCATCACCTGGGTGTCCGTCGCCCCGACACACCGTCGTCGTGGGATCTTGCGCTCGATGTTCACTCGGCTGCACCAGCACATCGCGTCGAGCGGCGCTCCCCTGGTCGCGCTGACAGCCAGCGACGCCCGCATCTACAACCGCTTCGGCTACGGACCCGCAACCGTCAGCGAAGGGATCTCGCTGGACCGTCGATTCGCCGAATTTCGCGCCGAGGCTCCCGACGCGAGTGGTGTGTCCATCACCGACGCACCGACCGCGGCGACGCTACTTCCGGGCATCTACGATCGCTGGCGCCTCGCGACTCCCGGCGTGCAAAAGCGTCCGCAAGCTCACTGGGACCACACTCTCGCGGACCCGTCCGAGCATCGAGCGGGCGCTTCCGGACTGTTCTTTCTGACACATGCCGACGGCTACGTTTCCTACCGCCACCGCAATGAAGGGCACGACAGCATCGTCGAGGTCGACGAGTTCGTCGCACTTACGACGGATGTGTACGCGGCCTTGTGGCGGACGTTGTGCGGGCTCGATCTCGTGACCCGTATCGAGGCTCGGCAGCATCCGGAAGATCCGTTGCGGCTGATGCTGACGGACTACCGGTTGGTGCGGACCACCCGCCGATCCGACCGGCTGTGGCTGCGGATCATGGACGTTCCGGCAGCCCTCGAGGCCCGCGAATATGCCGCTGACCTCGACACCGTCATCACGATCGAAGATCCGTTCCTCGATGCCGGTGGCAGCTTCGCGCTGACAATTCGCGGCGGCAAGGCCACCTGCACGCCCACCGACGCCGATGCCCGGATCACCATGCCGTCCGACGTTCTGAGCAGTGTGTACCTGGGCGCACACCAGGCCAGAACCTTTGCGGCAGCGGGCCGAATCCAAGCCTCCGACGATCTCGAGATTCACCGCTTCGACGTCGCCTTCGGCACCGCGCGTCCGGCTGTGCTGGGGTACGGGTTCTAACTTTCGATGAACATCGGGGAAACGGATATTTATGCTGTCCGGCGTCCACCCGGTTAGCCTCGAACCATGGCGTTTGTAGGAAAACTGGTCAACAGCCTTCCGGAGAAGGTTCTCGTGCGGGTTCTCCCGCACGCCGAGATGCTCAAGTTCCTGGTGGTCGGAGGCATCGCCTTCGTCGTCACGACCGTCTTGTTCTTCGGCATCAAGTGGACGGTTCTACCTCAGCATCCAGTCACGGCCAACATCATCGCGGTCTTGGTCGCGACGGTTCTGTCGTATGTCCTGAACCGTGAATGGTCCTTCGCCGAGCGAGGCGGACGGCAACGACACCATGAAGCTGCACTCTTCTTCATCGTCGCCGGCATCGGCCTGGCCATCAATCAGGTCCCGCTCTGGATCTCGAGCTACGTGTTCGATCTCCGCCAGCCCAACGTCTCCGTGTTGATGGAGAACTTCTCCGACTTCATCAGCGGATCCATCATCGGCACCTTGCTGGCAACAGTCTTCCGGTGGTGGGCGATGCGCAAATTCGTCTTCCCGGAAGAGTCCATCGACGGCGAGATGATTCGCGATATCGAAGCAACGCCTCCGGTCACCTCCTCCGAGAGCTGACGCTCGGAAATACACAAAAGCGGTCTGCAGCATTGATGCTGCAGACCGCTTTTTGTTAGGTCAGTTGGTCAGACCCAGCCTCTTCGAGCATTCCGTCATCTCGTCGATGATGAGCTCCAACGACGTGCCGCGGCGACTCGCGGACAGCACGATTCGGTCGGCTCCCAAGCCCCGTGCCCAATCAAGTTTCGCTTCGTCCAACCGCGGCAGCGTTGCACCGAGAACCACGGAAACCTCAGCCGGATCGCGATCGGCCTTGACGGCAGCAGCTTTCATAGCCGCGATGGCCTTGTCGAGTTCTTCGCCGGCCAAACCGAGAGGCTGGAATCCGTTGCCCAACCGGCCGGCGCGGCGGGCTGCCGCCAGACTGTGTCCACCGATGTACAGCGGCACACCGGATTCGCTGTGCGGCTTCGGCCAGCTGTACGCACCCTTGAACGAGTAATACTCGCCGTCGAAATCGACGGCTTCCTTACCGGCCCAGAGTGCGCGCATCACCGCGATTGCCTCGTCGGCAGTCTTGCCACGACGCTCGAAATCGCCACCGCAGGCTTCGATTTCCTCTTTCATCCAGCCCAACCCCAGGCAGATGCGCAGGCGTCCACCGGAGAGTCGATCCAGCGTCGCCAGACGCTTGGCGAGAACTACGGGGTTGTGGTTGGGCAGCACCAACACTCCGGTGGACAAGCCCAAAGTGGTTGTTGCACCGGCAACAAACGAGAGAAGTTCCAGCGGATCCGGAATGTCGCAGTCGTCGGGGAGATGAGATTTTCCGGTCGGCGAGTACGGGTACTCACTTTCGGTATC
Proteins encoded:
- a CDS encoding bifunctional MaoC family dehydratase N-terminal/OB-fold nucleic acid binding domain-containing protein, with product MSDFQTQLEAFVGQTLVPTTWGPDEVNIPMIRHWVETMGDANPVYLDDEAARATGRDGVVAPAQMLQVWIMRTFTDKMAGNDPSQVWTDLIATLDAAGYSSVVATDSDQEFFTELRPGDRINYTEVIESISPEKKTGLGVGHFVTTLKTYRNGDDQVVGTQRWRTLRFKPQEAKAPEAPRELRPRPALNADNAFWFEAAKEHRLVIQRCTDCKTLRHPTGPMCGECQSLAWDTIDSTGRGTVYSFVVNHHPKIGAFDYPLIVAVIELEEGTRLIANMVGIAPEDVVVDMPVELDWIDADPDLTLPAFRPAAREEH
- a CDS encoding LLM class F420-dependent oxidoreductase produces the protein MKLGIVVPVELGRSGDPDWILQFAKAAESLGFDEISAVEHSVVIADTESEYPYSPTGKSHLPDDCDIPDPLELLSFVAGATTTLGLSTGVLVLPNHNPVVLAKRLATLDRLSGGRLRICLGLGWMKEEIEACGGDFERRGKTADEAIAVMRALWAGKEAVDFDGEYYSFKGAYSWPKPHSESGVPLYIGGHSLAAARRAGRLGNGFQPLGLAGEELDKAIAAMKAAAVKADRDPAEVSVVLGATLPRLDEAKLDWARGLGADRIVLSASRRGTSLELIIDEMTECSKRLGLTN
- a CDS encoding acyl-CoA dehydrogenase family protein, translating into MDFNFSEEQEAIRELADEVFTSKATIERTKEIELSAERVDRELWRELATTGLLGIALPEEFGGGGLGLGELYALLEQQGRHVAAVPIWETALAAFAINEFGSDSLRAEFLPGVADGSRFLTIGLEEFGPYTGGDPLTTASQDADGNWTLTGEKAVVPITHIADRALVSATTATGAALFLVDLAADGVTVEQTQSTNHEICANVTFAGASAQLIGPADGTTVSWLIDRVELALAAIQWGVGSGAVAQAVTYLNGRMQFGRPLATFQAVNHQLADCYIDLEAMRVTLWQAAWRITEGLDLGTSVLVAKWWATDGGQRVVHRTTHVHGGMGVDTDYPVHRHLLWGKQIAATLGGASSDLARLGAQLASGVEVVA
- a CDS encoding GtrA family protein, whose product is MAFVGKLVNSLPEKVLVRVLPHAEMLKFLVVGGIAFVVTTVLFFGIKWTVLPQHPVTANIIAVLVATVLSYVLNREWSFAERGGRQRHHEAALFFIVAGIGLAINQVPLWISSYVFDLRQPNVSVLMENFSDFISGSIIGTLLATVFRWWAMRKFVFPEESIDGEMIRDIEATPPVTSSES
- a CDS encoding nuclear transport factor 2 family protein — translated: MEPSDRIALTDLAARYAQAVDRRNPTALAALFTEKAAFVLPPALNGTDAPTEIAGNATLSTSIVDAVAHLHSTRHIVQQQVLDLDTPTTAHGEAYCSAHHIYPRGEGFRDNLIELRYQDSFEKVDGTWLFSRRELIVDFAEDAPVILLGR
- a CDS encoding enhanced intracellular survival protein Eis — translated: MSTDSKIAIRTATEADWPAIQLLDSTGFGFHPSAADKTLTRALYKPEDIVVATDGDQVVGLAIEFDMEFTVPGGHQVPSRGITWVSVAPTHRRRGILRSMFTRLHQHIASSGAPLVALTASDARIYNRFGYGPATVSEGISLDRRFAEFRAEAPDASGVSITDAPTAATLLPGIYDRWRLATPGVQKRPQAHWDHTLADPSEHRAGASGLFFLTHADGYVSYRHRNEGHDSIVEVDEFVALTTDVYAALWRTLCGLDLVTRIEARQHPEDPLRLMLTDYRLVRTTRRSDRLWLRIMDVPAALEAREYAADLDTVITIEDPFLDAGGSFALTIRGGKATCTPTDADARITMPSDVLSSVYLGAHQARTFAAAGRIQASDDLEIHRFDVAFGTARPAVLGYGF
- a CDS encoding acyl-CoA dehydrogenase family protein; amino-acid sequence: MDLRESPEQQELRKELRAYFAALLPEEKRRAAGEQGVGGEYFREIVKLLGKDGWLGIGWPVEFGGQGRSIEEQFVFFDEVQRAGLPFPFVTVNTVGPTLMKYGTEEQKERFLPGILAGDIVFAIGYTEPEAGTDLASLKTRAVLDGEEWVVDGNKIFTSGANTADYVWLAARTDADAPKHKGISILIVPTADPGFEWSPINTVGGLMVTSTYYAGIRVPAKDVVGEVNGGWKLITAQLNHERVGLAAIGGRTYGLWNLVLDWAKENGTIDIPWVQQDFARTHAKLEAMRLLNWKMTAAVAQDTLSGADAGATKTYGTETHVDVYRTLLGILGSAGRIRPESPGAILAGQIEQISRQGVVNTFGGGVNEVLRDMVGTIGLGLVREKRVK